A genomic window from Euzebyales bacterium includes:
- the era gene encoding GTPase Era: MSAEHEAADDRAGAADAPALRSGFVSIVGRPNVGKSTLLNALVGVPVAITTPVPQTTRHAVRGVLHDDGVQVVFVDTPGLHKPRTLLGTRLNEVARESVADVDLLLFVVDAAGGIGSGDRFVAGLLTDHADRTIAVVNKIDCISKAAQLPAIEAVAQLALWAEVVPVSAKTGEGVDVVRRLIVDRMPEGPPYFPPEQITDQTIEQRVAEHIREQAIIRMREEVPHSVAVSVDEMVPGASEDVTVVHATIFVERDSQKGIVIGRRGAVLRDIGAGARPDVEKQLGTRVYLELRVKLLKDWQGNPRALDRLGY; encoded by the coding sequence GTGAGCGCGGAGCACGAGGCTGCCGACGACCGGGCAGGTGCGGCGGATGCGCCAGCGCTGCGGTCGGGGTTCGTGTCGATCGTCGGTCGGCCCAACGTCGGCAAGTCCACGCTGCTCAACGCACTGGTGGGCGTGCCGGTGGCGATCACGACGCCGGTGCCCCAGACGACCCGGCACGCGGTTCGGGGCGTGCTGCACGACGACGGGGTGCAGGTGGTGTTCGTCGACACGCCCGGGCTGCACAAGCCCCGGACGCTGCTGGGGACCCGGCTGAACGAGGTGGCCCGCGAGTCCGTCGCCGACGTCGACTTGCTGCTGTTCGTCGTCGACGCCGCCGGCGGGATCGGCTCGGGGGACCGGTTCGTGGCCGGCCTGCTCACCGACCATGCCGATCGCACGATCGCCGTCGTCAACAAGATCGACTGCATCTCCAAGGCGGCGCAGCTGCCCGCGATCGAGGCCGTGGCGCAGCTCGCGCTGTGGGCAGAGGTCGTCCCGGTGTCAGCGAAGACAGGCGAAGGCGTCGACGTGGTGCGCCGCCTGATCGTCGATCGCATGCCCGAGGGCCCGCCCTACTTCCCGCCCGAGCAGATCACCGACCAGACCATCGAACAGCGCGTTGCCGAGCACATCCGTGAGCAGGCGATCATCCGCATGCGCGAGGAGGTTCCGCACTCGGTCGCGGTCAGCGTCGACGAGATGGTGCCGGGTGCGTCCGAGGACGTGACGGTCGTCCACGCCACGATCTTCGTCGAGCGCGACTCGCAGAAGGGCATCGTCATCGGCCGGCGCGGTGCAGTGCTGCGCGACATCGGCGCCGGCGCTCGGCCCGACGTCGAGAAGCAGCTGGGCACCCGGGTCTACCTCGAGCTGCGGGTCAAGCTGCTCAAGGACTGGCAGGGCAACCCGCGCGCGCTGGACCGCCTGGGCTACTGA
- a CDS encoding alpha/beta hydrolase, producing the protein MGSRVRRARRPSPGGALRRQGFGRSPDATRDYFDHDDLLAVLDHAGLERAVLVGASNGGRIVLDTAITAPERVQAMVLVGSAVPGVPLSDDVRADLGAEEEALIAGDIDRAREINLRWWVDGVGRDPSLVDPDVRATVAGWLDELLPRQAEQMRADQGDAQLVEPLVRDRLADIDIPALVLVGRHDAPGKDEQALHLAAGLPQAHLVEIDGAAHLPNLEQPDRFAGLLRGFMASLDV; encoded by the coding sequence GTGGGATCGCGAGTTCGTCGCGCTCGCCGACCGTCACCGGGTGGTGCGCTACGACGCCAGGGCTTCGGGCGCTCCCCCGATGCAACCCGGGACTACTTCGACCACGACGACCTGCTGGCCGTGCTCGACCACGCTGGGCTCGAACGCGCCGTGCTCGTCGGTGCGTCCAACGGCGGGCGCATCGTGCTCGACACGGCCATCACCGCACCGGAGCGGGTACAGGCGATGGTGCTGGTCGGATCCGCCGTGCCAGGCGTGCCGCTGAGCGACGACGTCAGAGCGGACCTCGGCGCCGAGGAGGAGGCCCTGATCGCCGGTGACATCGATCGGGCGCGGGAGATCAACCTGCGCTGGTGGGTCGACGGTGTCGGGCGGGACCCGTCCCTGGTTGATCCCGATGTGCGCGCAACGGTCGCCGGATGGCTCGATGAACTGCTGCCACGGCAGGCCGAGCAGATGCGTGCGGACCAGGGTGACGCGCAGCTGGTCGAACCCCTGGTCCGCGATCGGCTGGCCGACATCGACATCCCGGCGCTGGTGCTGGTCGGCCGTCACGATGCGCCAGGCAAGGACGAGCAGGCGCTGCACCTGGCCGCTGGGCTACCGCAGGCACACCTGGTCGAGATCGATGGTGCCGCGCACCTGCCCAACCTCGAGCAACCCGATCGGTTCGCCGGTCTCCTCAGAGGGTTCATGGCGTCTCTGGACGTGTGA
- a CDS encoding type 1 glutamine amidotransferase domain-containing protein: protein MEGRDRGRRDRQTAGPGARERAGVRPLGQAETFDVDVAVADATVDDYDGLVLPGGVANPDALRLDADAVQFVRDFFAAGKPVGAICHAPWMLVEAEVVDGRTVTSWPSLATDIRNAGGTWVDDEVVVDGGLVTSRNPGDLPAFNSKITEEFAEGEHEVQAASV, encoded by the coding sequence CTGGAAGGCCGTGACCGAGGCAGGCGCGACCGCCAGACTGCTGGCCCCGGAGCCCGGGAACGCGCCGGCGTTCGACCACTTGGACAAGCCGAGACGTTCGACGTCGATGTCGCCGTCGCCGATGCCACGGTCGACGACTACGACGGACTCGTCCTGCCCGGTGGCGTCGCGAACCCCGACGCACTGCGGCTCGACGCCGATGCCGTGCAGTTCGTCCGTGACTTCTTCGCCGCCGGCAAGCCTGTCGGCGCCATCTGCCACGCCCCCTGGATGCTGGTGGAGGCAGAGGTCGTCGACGGCCGCACGGTCACGTCGTGGCCGAGCCTGGCGACCGACATCCGCAACGCCGGTGGCACCTGGGTCGACGATGAGGTCGTCGTGGACGGAGGGCTGGTCACCAGCCGCAATCCCGGCGATCTGCCAGCGTTCAACTCCAAGATCACCGAGGAGTTCGCCGAGGGTGAGCACGAGGTCCAGGCTGCGTCGGTCTGA
- the recO gene encoding DNA repair protein RecO, producing the protein MALFREQGVVLRTWKLGETDRIVNLLTAGRGKVRAVAKGVRKPGSRFGGRLEPFSHVDLQLYEGRNLDIVTQVELIDGFAPVRADYALSACGSGMVEAADVIAQEGERSNRLYVLLLDGLRQLAAGPAWPATVLDAYLLRLASVAGYHPQLDACAGCGTPGPHDIFHLAAGGVVCFRCAPGGTRPLDPRTIALLRTLAGADWGAGARVDQRSRRAVSALINSYLAYHLGRSLKAWELVPR; encoded by the coding sequence ATGGCGCTGTTCCGCGAGCAGGGTGTGGTCCTGCGCACCTGGAAGCTCGGTGAGACCGACCGCATCGTGAACCTGCTGACCGCCGGTCGCGGGAAGGTGCGCGCGGTCGCCAAGGGCGTACGCAAGCCGGGATCGCGCTTCGGTGGGCGCCTCGAGCCGTTCAGCCATGTCGACCTGCAGCTGTACGAGGGTCGCAACCTCGACATCGTCACCCAGGTCGAGCTGATCGACGGCTTCGCGCCGGTGCGGGCGGACTACGCACTGTCCGCGTGCGGTTCGGGCATGGTCGAGGCCGCCGATGTGATCGCGCAGGAGGGCGAGCGCTCGAACCGGCTGTACGTGCTGTTGCTCGACGGCTTGCGCCAGCTCGCTGCGGGACCGGCGTGGCCGGCGACGGTGCTCGACGCCTACCTGCTGCGCCTGGCCTCGGTCGCGGGCTACCACCCCCAACTCGACGCGTGCGCGGGGTGTGGGACGCCGGGGCCTCACGACATCTTCCACCTCGCCGCCGGCGGCGTCGTGTGCTTCCGCTGCGCGCCCGGCGGCACCCGTCCGCTCGACCCGCGGACCATCGCGCTGCTGCGGACGCTGGCTGGCGCCGACTGGGGCGCCGGCGCCAGGGTCGACCAGCGTTCCCGCCGTGCCGTCAGCGCGCTGATCAACAGCTACCTGGCCTACCACCTCGGGCGGTCGCTGAAGGCGTGGGAGCTGGTGCCGCGATGA
- the uppS gene encoding polyprenyl diphosphate synthase, with translation MTVTEDAVEIDPDRVPAHVAIIMDGNGRWAGERGLPRRAGHEAGEHALFDTVEGALELGIRWLTVYAFSTENWRRPPSEVRFIMNFNRDLLRRRTGELDARRVRIRFIGRQTRPIPASLRRLMADSEARTSHHRRMTLQIAFNYGGRAELADAARELAREAVAGEIDPDKIDESAVERHLYTTDAPDVDLLIRTSGEQRLSNYLPWQAAYAELVFTPLNWPDFDRHALRAALTDYQQRARRFGRV, from the coding sequence ATGACCGTCACCGAGGACGCCGTCGAGATCGATCCCGACCGGGTGCCCGCCCACGTCGCGATCATCATGGACGGCAACGGCCGCTGGGCGGGTGAGCGGGGACTGCCGCGGCGAGCCGGTCATGAAGCTGGTGAGCACGCGCTGTTCGACACGGTCGAGGGCGCGCTCGAGCTCGGGATCCGATGGCTGACGGTCTACGCGTTCTCAACCGAGAACTGGCGCCGTCCGCCCAGCGAGGTCCGGTTCATCATGAACTTCAACCGCGACCTGTTGCGCCGCCGCACCGGCGAGCTCGACGCCCGGCGGGTGCGCATCCGCTTCATCGGGCGCCAGACCCGGCCTATCCCCGCCAGCCTGCGCCGGTTGATGGCCGACAGCGAGGCGCGAACCAGCCACCACCGGCGCATGACCCTGCAGATCGCGTTCAACTACGGTGGTCGCGCCGAGCTGGCGGACGCGGCGCGTGAGCTGGCCCGCGAGGCCGTGGCAGGTGAGATCGACCCCGACAAGATCGACGAGTCGGCCGTCGAGCGGCACCTGTACACGACGGACGCCCCCGACGTCGATCTCCTGATCCGCACGTCCGGCGAGCAGCGGCTGTCGAACTACCTTCCATGGCAGGCCGCTTACGCCGAGCTCGTGTTCACCCCGCTGAACTGGCCGGACTTCGATCGTCACGCGCTGCGCGCCGCACTGACTGACTATCAGCAGCGCGCCAGGCGGTTCGGCAGAGTGTGA